A genome region from Nicotiana tabacum cultivar K326 chromosome 13, ASM71507v2, whole genome shotgun sequence includes the following:
- the LOC142168147 gene encoding uncharacterized protein LOC142168147 — MRYEDVKQYYSWRRMKNDIVGHDERCLNYLKVKYENQKPGSLLQSWLRYIVKRLFDCGHSIYISFWRAVQHELGMQVVGTDLVRDDLDKVKFIHDHLCTTQSKQKSYADMKGRDVAFIDGERVLLRVSPMKGVVMFGKKEKLSPRSI; from the exons atGCGTTACGAAGATGTGAAGCAGTATTATtcgtggagaaggatgaagaatgaCATTGTTGGGCATGATGAACGATGTCTAAATTATTTGAAGGTCAAGTATGAGAATCAAAAACCAGGCAGTTTGCTCCAAAG TTGGCTCAGATATATCGTAAAGAGATTGTTTGATTGCGGGCACTCAATTTACATCTCATTCTGGAGGGCtgttcaacatgagttgggcatGCAG GTTGTGGGCACCGATCTGGTTCGTGATGATTTGGATAAGGTGAAGTTCATTCATGATCATCTTTGTACAACGCAGTccaagcagaagagttatgctgatatgAAGGGTCGTGATGTGGCTTTCATTGACGGTGAGAGGGTTCTTCTcagagtttcgcctatgaagggtgtagtGATGTTtgggaagaaggaaaagttgagccctagatccatttga